The Magnetococcus marinus MC-1 genome contains the following window.
CACCATGCTTCCTCAGTGGTTTTTGCATACCCATGGCGTGGATGTTCTACGCGACATCCAAAATCGCTATGTGGGCTCTCAGGAATCATCCATTATGAATGTCTATTTGGGCGAAAGCATAGCAGGGGCAACATGGCCCCCGCCTTGGCGAGCCTTTGCCAAGGAACGCCCGGAAATTGCCCAAGAGTTGGAGGTCAAATGGTCAACCATGGAGCTACCCAACAACGGTCTTGTGATGCGCGACGATGTTCCCGCTGCCTTTGAGCAGCAGATAGCTCTGTTGATCTTTGCCTTGCACACCCATGCCGAAGGTAAGGCCATTCTCGCCCCAATGGAACTTTCGCGGTTTGAACCTGCGGTTGCGGAGACCTATCGCCCTGTACAAGCCTTTCTCCAGCGGTTTGAGGCTGAGGTGCGTCCCATTAGGGAGTCACCGTAATGTCGATTTTACACAAACTTTGGGGGCACTCGATTCGGCATCAGCTCATGCTGGGCATCGCCTTGGTACACGCGGTGTTGATGACGCTGTTTATTTTTGATTTGGTGGATCGGCAGCGTGATTTTCTGCATAAACAAGCCGTGGCGCAAGCCACCAGTTTAAGTCGTACGCTGGCGGCCAATAGCATCTCTTGGGTGTTAGCCCGCGACTTCGTTGGTTTGGAAGAGCTGTTATCCTCCATGCTCGATTACCCCGAGCTACGTTACGCCATGGTGGTCGATGTTAACGGCAAAGTACTAAGTCACAGTGACAAAAGTAAAGCCGGTAAATTTTTAGCCGATCCACTCAGTCTAAAATTAATCGACGCGCCCAACACGTTGCAGGTATTGCTCCAGAGCAAGCAGGTGATTGATGTTGCCATGCCTATCCTAACCAATCAACAGTTGGTTGGCTGGGCACGGGTAAGCCTAAGCCAAAATAAAAGCGGACAAGAGCTCTTACATGTGACCTATAAAGGGTTTCTCTATACCCTCTTTGCCATTGTCGTTGGTATCGTCTTTGCCTATTTTATGGCGCGTGGCTTAACCAAAGATCTCTATCATTTATTGCATGTTGCCAACACCACAAGACTCGGTCAGCTTAACCATCGTGTGCAGATCAAACGGCATGATGAAATTGGTTTATTGTCCAATGGTTTTAACCAAATGTTGGGTGTGTTAGAGCAAGAGGAGCAGCAACTGCGCCTTATTCAGCAATCTCTAACCCAGAGCAACCAGGCACTCCGCCAGAGTGAAGAAAAATTTCGCCGCCTAGTCGAATCCTTATCCAGTGAATATTTCCTCTACAGCCACAATACAGAAGGGGTTTTTGAATATGTATCGCCCTCAATACGTACCGTATTAGGATACGATCCCCAAGAGTTTATGACGCACTATGCGACCTATTTCACCGAAAACCCCATCAACATGCAGGCTGTTAATCATACAGAAGCCAGCATACGGGGTGAGCAACAAGCCAGTTATGTGATAGAAATATTTAATAAACAGGGGCAAGCGGTCCGACTGGATGTATTGGAATATCCCATTTTTGATAAAGATGGCCGTGTGATCGCTGTAGAGGGGCTTGCACATGATGTGACGGAGCGTCATCGAGCCGAGTTTGAGTTGCTTACTGCGAAGGAACAGGCCGAGGCCGCAAACCGTACCAAAAGTGAATTTTTGGCCATGATGAGCCATGAGATACGGACCCCCATGAACTCCATTCTTGGCATGGCAGAGCTGCTCAGTGAAAGCCCTTTAACCCCCGAACAACAAGGCTACTTAAAAATCCAACGGCGTGCAGGACATGGATTGCTGGAGCTGATCAACGATATTTTGGACCTTTCCAAACTCGAAGCAGGTCGGATTGAGCTATATATTCAGCCTTTTAATCTACCTGAGTTATTGCAATCCGTCGTTGATCTGCTGGAAAATCTCGCCCGTGAGCGAGGGCTTGCTTTACGCTTGGAAAGGATGGAGGAGATCCCCACTTTATGCCAGGGCGACCGGGCTAGACTGCGACAGATTATGGTTAATCTGGTGGGAAATGCCATCAAATTTACCCATGATGGATCCGTAAAAATAAGCGTAGAAAAAAGCAGTGATGATGCAACAAATCTGCTGTTTCATGTGATTGATAGTGGTATTGGGATTGCTGAAAAAGATCAATCCTCTGTATTTCAACGCTTTACCCAGATTGACTCCTCCAACAGCCGCTTCTATGGCGGTTCGGGGCTGGGCTTGGCCATTACCCACCACTTGGTAGAATTGATGGGGGGGAAAATCTGGCTAAAAAGTGCTTTGGGAGAGGGGAGCTGCTTTACTTTTACTCTGCCATTGCCCCCCGTACAGATCGATGAACCGGCTTTAGCCGCAACCCACGACGAAGAAGCCCCCATGGTGGCCACGGAATCATGCTGTGCCACGAAACCATTGCGTATCTTGCTGGCTGAAGACTCCCCAGATAATGAACTGTTAATCCGCATTTTTCTCAGAGATAGCCCGCACAGTTTGTGCTGTGTAAAAAATGGTCTTGAGGCATACCAGCAGGTTCAAAAAGAGAACTTTGATTTGATTTTGATGGATATACAGATGCCCGTCATGGGGGGGGATGAAGCGATTATTAAAATTCGCGCATGGGAGCAATCTCAGCAATGTGACCCCACCATCATCATTGCCTTGACCGCCCATGCGATGAGTGAACATCAAAAACATTACCTCACCTTGGGTTTTGATGCCTTTCTGAGCAAACCGATTAATAAAAAAACATTGTTAAATGCCCTCGCCCAATATGGACAATCGTAAGCTGCGCTGGTGATTTTAGCGACCAGCGCCAGCCCAACCCGTTAAACAGCCATGTCGTAGAGGCTTAGGCTTGTTGCCGAAGTTTTTGCGCCATCTCTTCTAGCTGTAGAGCAAGCGTGTTGCGCTCACCTGCGGCAATGCGGTTGCCATCCACTTGTACGGCGAAGCCTTCGCCCGACAGCTCAAGTTGCAACGATTCCCCCAGCGCTGGATCTTTACAGCGCTCGACTCGATAGGTGCTGACAGGGTGAGCGATGCCTTTGACCTGAATTTCCGCTTGCGGTGTGCACTGGATGCGCTCTTTTACCAAGGCATAGGTTTCGTGGGAGATAAGAATGGTGTCGGGTTCTGCTTGGTGTTCCAAACGGCTGGCAAGGTTAACGGTACCACCGATGATGGTATAATCCATTCGCTCATTGCTACCAAAATTGCCCACCGTGCAGTAACCCGTGGTAATGCCGATGCGTATACGAAAGGGACGCGAAAAGCCATGCTCTTCCCGCCATACTTTGCGTAACAGTTGCAACCGATCACGCATATCAATGGCCATGCTGACACAGGCAATGGCATCGTTTTTTTCACCATGGCTCTCTGGATCGCCAAAGAAAATCATAATGGCATCACCAATAAATTTATCAATGGTACCACCATGGCGTAGGGCAATTTTGGACATTTCATTAAGATAGTCGTTGAGCAATGTGGTGAGCTCTTCAGACTCCATACTGTCGGTGGTACTGGTAAAGCCCACAATATCTGAGAAAAAGATGGTCAGTTTTTTCCGCTTGGACTGTATGAGTACCTCTTGCCGACCCGAAAAGATCGAGGCATAGACTTGCGGTGAGAGATATTTAGCCAGCTTGTGGGAGATAACCTCCAATTCTGTGTTACGTCCCTGTAGTTGGCTCATGGTCTCTTTAAGGCTATAAGCCACGGCGCCTACATCATGGGTGATCTGGTCGAGCTCATCGCGTTTGGCTTCGGGAGAAGGGGTAAGGGAGACATTTAAATCCCCTTCGGCAATGCGTGCCAGCAGCTTACCAATGAGCCTAACCTTGCCGGCCAAGCGGCGTACCATACGAGTAACCAGCAGGAGTGCCAGCACGACCATGACACTTAATACGGCGAGGTTAATCATGTTATGGCGTTGGTTGCTGGTTTGAGTGAAAGAGCGGATCTGCTCCATAATTTGCTCTTCCTGAGCAACGGCTTGGCGTATGTTGCTATTAAGAGCATTGACGATTTTGGTGGTCTGAGCGGTGAGCACAGCAATCTGTTTATCCAATAAGACAAGCTTATCAAAAGCGGATTGGTAGTTCCGCAGGGCCTGTCCAAGGCTCTCTTTATCCTCTTGGGCGATTTCAGAATTTTGAATTCTTTCCGATAACAGCTTGAGGGTTTCGTGAATGCCCTCTACATGTTTTTGCTGGCGTCCTAGCTCACGATATTCCATCTCGTAATAGAGCAGGCTTCTGAGCAAATACCTGAAATCCCGAATGGTGTG
Protein-coding sequences here:
- a CDS encoding ATP-binding protein; amino-acid sequence: MSILHKLWGHSIRHQLMLGIALVHAVLMTLFIFDLVDRQRDFLHKQAVAQATSLSRTLAANSISWVLARDFVGLEELLSSMLDYPELRYAMVVDVNGKVLSHSDKSKAGKFLADPLSLKLIDAPNTLQVLLQSKQVIDVAMPILTNQQLVGWARVSLSQNKSGQELLHVTYKGFLYTLFAIVVGIVFAYFMARGLTKDLYHLLHVANTTRLGQLNHRVQIKRHDEIGLLSNGFNQMLGVLEQEEQQLRLIQQSLTQSNQALRQSEEKFRRLVESLSSEYFLYSHNTEGVFEYVSPSIRTVLGYDPQEFMTHYATYFTENPINMQAVNHTEASIRGEQQASYVIEIFNKQGQAVRLDVLEYPIFDKDGRVIAVEGLAHDVTERHRAEFELLTAKEQAEAANRTKSEFLAMMSHEIRTPMNSILGMAELLSESPLTPEQQGYLKIQRRAGHGLLELINDILDLSKLEAGRIELYIQPFNLPELLQSVVDLLENLARERGLALRLERMEEIPTLCQGDRARLRQIMVNLVGNAIKFTHDGSVKISVEKSSDDATNLLFHVIDSGIGIAEKDQSSVFQRFTQIDSSNSRFYGGSGLGLAITHHLVELMGGKIWLKSALGEGSCFTFTLPLPPVQIDEPALAATHDEEAPMVATESCCATKPLRILLAEDSPDNELLIRIFLRDSPHSLCCVKNGLEAYQQVQKENFDLILMDIQMPVMGGDEAIIKIRAWEQSQQCDPTIIIALTAHAMSEHQKHYLTLGFDAFLSKPINKKTLLNALAQYGQS
- a CDS encoding adenylate/guanylate cyclase domain-containing protein, which gives rise to MQRKLGLNHFASQLIGIVLLLVLFCLGVVTSFYYTNHQILTNYTAVTREENERNTLMRVEMYINLARQAEQSFYAKQNEAATKEISNNIQLALQELEGMEHQEVKNLYETESNKFSVINNMVKAYQASINKELDLWRTRGFTRNEGVSLELRQAAYDGLRSRLSHYNTHGFQSLLDRMRWKEYEFYFYWSPKHVDEVQRLVVFFQRLLDEAELETPLSTELRQGIAAYERELLALSARDQGSSHEAVEDIGDAISTLLAKHTIRDFRYLLRSLLYYEMEYRELGRQQKHVEGIHETLKLLSERIQNSEIAQEDKESLGQALRNYQSAFDKLVLLDKQIAVLTAQTTKIVNALNSNIRQAVAQEEQIMEQIRSFTQTSNQRHNMINLAVLSVMVVLALLLVTRMVRRLAGKVRLIGKLLARIAEGDLNVSLTPSPEAKRDELDQITHDVGAVAYSLKETMSQLQGRNTELEVISHKLAKYLSPQVYASIFSGRQEVLIQSKRKKLTIFFSDIVGFTSTTDSMESEELTTLLNDYLNEMSKIALRHGGTIDKFIGDAIMIFFGDPESHGEKNDAIACVSMAIDMRDRLQLLRKVWREEHGFSRPFRIRIGITTGYCTVGNFGSNERMDYTIIGGTVNLASRLEHQAEPDTILISHETYALVKERIQCTPQAEIQVKGIAHPVSTYRVERCKDPALGESLQLELSGEGFAVQVDGNRIAAGERNTLALQLEEMAQKLRQQA